A genomic stretch from Cydia amplana chromosome 1, ilCydAmpl1.1, whole genome shotgun sequence includes:
- the LOC134653494 gene encoding uncharacterized protein LOC134653494: MANIIDVEMDTCEPDSTVEIIDVEEETVTEERTPLQVMSYELVERQNMCAAMVAASIRDRDRVRSQLEEARKRRESVTADYLQVMQLSKNAARSLADVKASLEDAMRKRVALLKEIETEKMWRRPSAEMCLKKQQELKERVEHMRAILGMGKIRTPDDC; the protein is encoded by the exons ATGGCAAATATTATTGACGTGGAAATGGATACCTGCGAACCAGATAGCACGGTGGAAATCATC GATGTGGAAGAAGAAACAGTGACTGAGGAGCGAACTCCGCTGCAGGTTATGAGTTATGAGCTTGTGGAAAGGCAGAATATGTGTGCAGCTATGG tgGCGGCCAGTATTCGAGACAGAGACCGCGTCCGATCACAACTAGAGGAAGCCCGAAAACGTCGGGAAAGCGTCACGGCGGATTATCTGCAGGTGATGCAGTTGAGTAAAAATGCTGCTCGAAGCCTTGCGGACGTCAAA GCTTCACTTGAGGACGCAATGAGGAAGCGCGTTGCTCTGCTAAAAGAAATCGAAACTGAAAAGATGTGGAGACGGCCGAGTGCTGAAATGTGTCTAAAAAAGCAGCAG GAACTAAAGGAAAGAGTAGAACATATGAGAGCCATTTTGGGTATGGGCAAAATACGCACACCCGATGATTGTTGA